The Petropleomorpha daqingensis genome includes a window with the following:
- a CDS encoding SPFH domain-containing protein, whose translation MSTRPRQEKPMSDPSPVGLPSRRPGRGRRRLIGAVAVLVVVLGAVVPGVALAAGFTKADGGHVIVVRNGGPFDDNSIRQVIQPNSGLTATGLFSKSHPYPSTQRNFKVSGAKNADSNEVINVPTKDGVLVGVEGTFYFDVNYADEKVMRDFDDKYGTRTYPDTDGSATYAWDGDDGWSAFLEFTLGNLVQNVLRQEIGNVECADLVASCSLAANSSAQAAAIDPNANGNLTINQVQDAVNKAFTSDVDTVLGVPILVHPRFVLSKVDLPQNVQEAINQAQAAFAGVTESQAALQRAQVDAQADAARQSGYDACPTCAQIDILKSLPSGLTTYAPGAGFAVTGNP comes from the coding sequence GTGAGCACCCGTCCGCGCCAGGAGAAGCCGATGTCCGATCCCTCGCCCGTCGGCCTCCCGTCCCGACGTCCCGGGCGCGGCCGGCGCAGGCTGATCGGGGCGGTTGCCGTGCTCGTGGTGGTCCTCGGCGCGGTCGTCCCGGGCGTCGCGCTCGCCGCCGGGTTCACCAAGGCCGACGGCGGGCACGTCATCGTCGTCCGCAACGGCGGGCCGTTCGACGACAACAGCATCCGGCAGGTCATCCAGCCGAACTCGGGTCTCACCGCCACGGGGCTGTTCTCGAAGTCGCACCCGTACCCCTCGACCCAGCGGAACTTCAAGGTCAGCGGGGCGAAGAACGCCGACTCCAACGAGGTCATCAACGTCCCCACCAAGGACGGCGTCCTGGTCGGGGTCGAGGGCACCTTCTACTTCGACGTGAACTACGCCGACGAGAAGGTGATGCGCGACTTCGACGACAAGTACGGGACGCGCACCTACCCCGATACGGACGGCTCGGCGACCTACGCCTGGGACGGCGACGACGGCTGGAGCGCCTTCCTCGAGTTCACGCTCGGCAACCTGGTGCAGAACGTGCTGCGCCAGGAGATCGGCAACGTGGAGTGCGCGGACCTGGTGGCCTCCTGCTCGCTGGCCGCCAACTCCAGCGCCCAGGCCGCGGCGATCGACCCCAACGCCAACGGCAACCTGACCATCAACCAGGTGCAGGACGCGGTCAACAAGGCGTTCACCAGCGACGTGGACACCGTGCTGGGCGTGCCGATCCTGGTGCACCCGCGGTTCGTGCTGAGCAAGGTCGACCTGCCGCAGAACGTCCAGGAGGCGATCAACCAGGCGCAGGCCGCCTTCGCCGGGGTGACCGAGTCGCAGGCCGCGCTGCAGCGGGCGCAGGTCGACGCGCAGGCCGACGCCGCCCGGCAGAGCGGCTACGACGCCTGCCCCACCTGTGCGCAGATCGACATCCTCAAGTCGCTGCCGTCGGGGCTGACCACCTACGCGCCAGGAGCCGGCTTCGCCGTCACCGGCAACCCGTGA
- the egtE gene encoding ergothioneine biosynthesis PLP-dependent enzyme EgtE, with translation MPLLPHEDVGSSWRAVRPRPAGRHLDSAACSRQSSRTLDAVAHHARHEAELGGYVAEAAADDLLQQGRSVLGGLVGMAAADVAFVESAQAALAALLTGWRLPAGSRVLCLPGEYAPNVAQLRAFGLQPEPMPADGLGRVDLDALERLLDDDPPAFVHLTHVGSHRGVLQPAAEVAFLCRESGVPLVIDAAQSLGHADVDVGADAVYFPSRKWLAGPRGVGVLCVRPRLAAQLTPVLPEPEGVPPLRAFESGEAHVAGRVGLVVAVGEHLAAGPHLVRARLAAVGRATRQLTDGVAGWSVVEPVDEPTAITTLRPPEGADVVATRTRLLSEHGIVTTAIGPERAPGEMTGPVLRISPHLDATIEDLEALAAAL, from the coding sequence GTGCCTCTCCTTCCCCACGAGGACGTCGGATCGTCCTGGCGTGCCGTCCGCCCCCGTCCCGCCGGACGGCACCTGGACAGCGCGGCGTGCAGCCGGCAGAGCTCGCGCACGCTGGATGCCGTCGCCCACCACGCCCGGCACGAGGCGGAGCTGGGCGGCTACGTCGCCGAGGCCGCGGCCGACGACCTGCTGCAGCAGGGCCGCTCGGTGCTCGGCGGGCTGGTCGGCATGGCCGCGGCCGACGTCGCGTTCGTGGAGTCGGCGCAGGCCGCCCTCGCCGCGCTGCTGACCGGATGGCGGCTGCCGGCCGGCAGCCGGGTGCTGTGCCTGCCCGGCGAGTACGCGCCGAACGTCGCCCAGCTGCGGGCCTTCGGCCTCCAGCCGGAGCCGATGCCGGCCGACGGCCTCGGCCGGGTCGACCTCGACGCCCTCGAACGGCTGCTGGACGACGACCCGCCGGCCTTCGTGCACCTCACGCACGTGGGCAGCCACCGCGGCGTGCTGCAGCCGGCCGCGGAGGTGGCGTTCCTCTGCCGTGAGTCCGGCGTGCCCCTCGTCATCGACGCGGCGCAGTCGCTGGGCCACGCGGACGTCGACGTCGGCGCGGACGCGGTCTACTTCCCGTCCCGCAAGTGGCTGGCCGGCCCGCGCGGGGTCGGCGTCCTCTGCGTGCGACCGCGCCTGGCCGCGCAGCTCACCCCGGTGCTGCCCGAGCCGGAGGGCGTGCCGCCGCTGCGGGCCTTCGAGTCCGGGGAGGCGCACGTCGCCGGCCGGGTCGGGCTGGTCGTGGCGGTCGGCGAGCACCTGGCCGCGGGGCCGCACCTGGTCCGCGCCCGGCTGGCCGCGGTCGGCCGCGCCACGCGGCAGCTCACCGACGGCGTGGCCGGCTGGTCGGTGGTCGAACCGGTGGACGAGCCGACCGCGATCACCACGCTGCGGCCACCGGAGGGCGCCGACGTCGTCGCCACCCGCACGCGGCTGCTGAGCGAGCACGGCATCGTCACGACGGCGATCGGGCCGGAGCGCGCGCCCGGGGAGATGACCGGCCCGGTGCTGCGGATCTCGCCGCACCTCGACGCCACGATCGAGGACCTCGAGGCCCTCGCCGCCGCCCTCTGA
- a CDS encoding RNA polymerase sigma factor, whose product MAFEPDDDEVARRFAAGDEQALAWAYERWAGQVHGLAVRAFGPGPDAEDVTQQTFVAAWTGRAGYSSARGPLPAWLHGICRHKIADTWARLDRQRRLLQAAAADALPPPAPLDGAVADRVLLRDELDRLGQPQRGILELAFYADLTHAQIAARTGLPLGTVKSHIRRTLERLRTRLEVDGAAAHA is encoded by the coding sequence ATGGCCTTCGAGCCGGACGACGACGAGGTGGCCCGGCGGTTCGCCGCCGGTGACGAGCAGGCGCTGGCCTGGGCGTACGAGCGGTGGGCGGGCCAGGTGCACGGGCTGGCGGTGCGCGCCTTCGGTCCCGGGCCGGACGCCGAGGACGTCACCCAGCAGACCTTCGTCGCGGCGTGGACCGGCCGCGCCGGCTACTCGTCCGCGCGCGGGCCGCTGCCGGCCTGGCTGCACGGCATCTGCCGGCACAAGATCGCCGACACGTGGGCGCGGCTGGACCGCCAGCGGCGGCTGCTCCAGGCGGCCGCGGCCGACGCCCTGCCGCCGCCCGCGCCGCTGGACGGCGCCGTCGCCGACCGGGTGCTGCTGCGCGACGAGCTGGACCGCCTCGGGCAGCCGCAGCGCGGCATCCTGGAACTGGCGTTCTACGCCGATCTCACCCACGCCCAGATCGCCGCCCGCACCGGACTGCCGCTGGGGACGGTGAAATCGCACATCAGGCGCACACTGGAGCGCCTGAGGACCCGGTTGGAGGTGGACGGTGCCGCCGCGCACGCCTGA
- a CDS encoding M15 family metallopeptidase, with protein MPSRRRWLVAVGAVVLLLLAGGAVALVVGLGPTGTHSQAADPPPPTTADPTTADPTTADPTTAAPTTTALPSPTGPPPFDRTQNSIDEANSIWVVVDKLRPLNPIDYAPADLVDVGNGHQMRAEAAAALHQMFADAAAQGLRLDVDSAYRSYVYQQNTFASGVARLGEAQALRGIAKPGYSEHQTGLAADIGGGGCEIDPCFATTPQGQWVAQNAYRYGFVIRYPDGAEGVTGYRYEPWHVRYVGVALATEMRTEGVPTLEQFFALPAAPSYAG; from the coding sequence GTGCCCTCCCGTCGCCGCTGGCTCGTGGCCGTCGGCGCCGTCGTCCTGCTCCTGCTGGCCGGCGGCGCGGTCGCGCTCGTGGTCGGCCTGGGACCGACCGGCACGCACAGCCAGGCCGCCGACCCCCCGCCGCCGACGACGGCCGATCCGACCACGGCCGATCCGACCACGGCCGATCCGACCACGGCCGCGCCGACCACCACCGCGCTGCCCTCGCCGACCGGGCCGCCGCCGTTCGACCGCACGCAGAACTCGATCGACGAGGCGAACAGCATCTGGGTGGTGGTGGACAAGCTCCGGCCGCTGAACCCGATCGACTACGCCCCGGCCGACCTGGTCGACGTCGGCAACGGGCACCAGATGCGGGCCGAGGCCGCCGCGGCCCTGCACCAGATGTTCGCCGACGCCGCCGCGCAGGGCCTGCGGCTGGACGTGGACAGCGCCTACCGCTCCTACGTCTACCAGCAGAACACCTTCGCCTCCGGCGTCGCCCGGCTCGGCGAGGCGCAGGCGCTGCGCGGCATCGCGAAGCCCGGGTACAGCGAGCACCAGACCGGGCTCGCGGCCGACATCGGGGGCGGCGGCTGCGAGATCGACCCGTGCTTCGCGACGACGCCCCAGGGGCAGTGGGTGGCGCAGAACGCCTACCGCTACGGCTTCGTGATCCGGTACCCGGACGGCGCTGAGGGCGTGACCGGGTACCGGTACGAGCCGTGGCACGTCCGCTACGTCGGCGTGGCGCTGGCCACCGAGATGCGCACCGAGGGCGTGCCCACGCTCGAGCAGTTCTTCGCCCTGCCGGCGGCGCCCAGCTACGCGGGCTGA
- the egtD gene encoding L-histidine N(alpha)-methyltransferase, translating into MQLTYHLGPDDAAEALRADALAGLTATPKELPPRWFYDERGSELFDRITRLPEYYPTRTERSILDARAGEIAAAAGADVLVELGSGTSEKTRLLLTALREAGTLRRFVPFDVDPSVLRLAGAALTEEYPGLEVDGVVGDFTRHLGELPTDGRRMVAFLGSTIGNLAPAERAAFLADLAATLQPGDSFLLGTDLVKDPGRLVRAYDDAEGVTAEFNRNVLLVLNRELKADFDPESFDHVALWDAEHEWIEMRLRSARDQQVNVAALDLGVPFAAGEEMRTEISAKFRKAGVERELAAAGLAMTHWWTDPAGDFGLSLAQPA; encoded by the coding sequence GTGCAGCTGACCTACCACCTCGGCCCCGACGACGCGGCCGAGGCCCTGCGGGCCGACGCCCTCGCCGGCCTGACCGCCACGCCCAAGGAGCTGCCGCCGCGGTGGTTCTACGACGAGCGCGGCAGCGAGCTGTTCGACCGGATCACCCGGCTGCCCGAGTACTACCCGACCCGCACCGAGCGCTCGATCCTGGACGCCCGGGCCGGGGAGATCGCGGCCGCGGCCGGTGCCGACGTCCTCGTCGAGCTCGGCAGCGGGACGTCGGAGAAGACCCGCCTGCTGCTCACCGCGCTGCGCGAGGCCGGCACGCTGCGGCGGTTCGTGCCCTTCGACGTCGATCCCTCGGTGCTGCGGCTGGCCGGCGCCGCGCTGACCGAGGAGTACCCGGGGCTGGAGGTGGACGGCGTCGTCGGTGACTTCACCCGGCACCTCGGCGAGCTGCCGACCGACGGCCGGCGGATGGTGGCCTTCCTCGGCTCGACCATCGGCAACCTCGCCCCGGCCGAGCGGGCCGCGTTCCTCGCCGACCTCGCGGCCACGCTGCAGCCCGGCGACTCGTTCCTGCTCGGCACCGACCTGGTCAAGGACCCGGGCCGGCTGGTCCGCGCCTACGACGACGCCGAGGGTGTGACGGCCGAGTTCAACCGCAACGTGCTGCTGGTGCTCAACCGCGAGCTCAAGGCCGACTTCGACCCCGAGTCGTTCGACCACGTCGCGCTCTGGGACGCCGAGCACGAGTGGATCGAGATGCGGCTGCGGTCGGCCCGCGACCAGCAGGTCAACGTGGCGGCGCTCGACCTGGGGGTGCCGTTCGCCGCGGGCGAGGAGATGCGCACCGAGATCTCGGCCAAGTTCCGGAAGGCCGGGGTCGAGCGCGAGCTGGCCGCGGCGGGGCTGGCGATGACGCACTGGTGGACCGACCCGGCCGGCGACTTCGGCCTGTCGCTGGCTCAGCCCGCGTAG
- the egtC gene encoding ergothioneine biosynthesis protein EgtC produces the protein MCRHLAWLGRPRTLASLVLEPPSSLLVQSYAPRRQRYGTVNADGWGVGFYVPGRAEPARWRSARPLWGEASFASLAPVVESGCVLAAVRSATVGMPIEESAAAPFTDGRWLLSHNGRVDRAVLPAVRAAESTVDSALLAALVFERGPERLADVVREVAALDPAARLNLLVTDGSRLLATTWGDTLSVLATEDGVALASEPWDDDPAWTDVPDRQLVVVTPDGVSTEEIACS, from the coding sequence GTGTGCCGTCACCTCGCCTGGCTCGGCCGGCCGCGCACCCTCGCCTCGCTCGTGCTGGAGCCGCCGTCGTCCCTGCTGGTGCAGTCCTACGCGCCGCGCCGGCAGCGCTACGGCACGGTCAACGCCGACGGCTGGGGCGTCGGGTTCTACGTGCCGGGTCGCGCCGAGCCGGCGCGCTGGCGCTCGGCCCGGCCGCTGTGGGGCGAGGCCTCGTTCGCCTCGCTGGCGCCGGTGGTCGAGAGCGGCTGCGTGCTGGCCGCCGTCCGCTCGGCGACGGTCGGCATGCCGATCGAGGAGAGCGCAGCCGCCCCGTTCACCGACGGCCGGTGGCTGCTCTCGCACAACGGCCGGGTCGACCGGGCGGTGCTGCCGGCCGTGCGCGCCGCGGAGTCCACGGTCGACAGCGCCCTGCTGGCCGCGCTGGTGTTCGAGCGGGGGCCGGAGCGACTGGCCGACGTCGTCCGGGAGGTCGCCGCGCTCGACCCCGCCGCGCGGCTGAACCTGCTGGTCACCGACGGCAGCCGGCTGCTGGCCACCACGTGGGGCGACACCCTGTCCGTCCTCGCCACCGAGGACGGCGTCGCGCTGGCCAGTGAACCGTGGGACGACGACCCCGCGTGGACCGACGTGCCGGACCGGCAGCTCGTCGTCGTCACCCCCGACGGCGTCTCGACGGAGGAGATCGCGTGCAGCTGA
- the egtB gene encoding ergothioneine biosynthesis protein EgtB, translated as MTLADELAAQLTTARARTLHLTDHDEPELVRQFDALMSPLVWDLAHIGQQEDLWLLRGGDGRRQGLLPASVEALYDAFTHPRAVRERLPLLPPVEARAFCGEVRGRVLDRLEHLGDTDDPFDFAMVVSHEQQHDETMLQALQLRSGPPLLGTGTPLPAGRPGVAGTSVLVPGGEFVLGVDAADEPFSLDNERPAHVVDVPSFRIGRVPVTNAEYARFVADGGYATQAWWTERGWAHRVSAGLDRPQFWDPDGTRTRFGVVEELPADEPVQHVTFFEAEAYAAWAGARLPTEVEWEKAAAWDPVAGRRRRFPWGSAEPTAALANLGGHALRPAAVGAYPAGASAYGVEQLIGDVWEWTSSPFRPWPGFRPMLYATYSAPFFNGDYRVLRGGSWAVGASIVRPSFRNWDHPIRRQIFSGLRLAWDA; from the coding sequence ATGACCCTCGCCGACGAGCTGGCGGCCCAGCTCACGACCGCCCGAGCGCGCACGCTGCACCTGACCGACCACGACGAGCCCGAGCTGGTGCGCCAGTTCGACGCGCTCATGAGCCCGCTGGTCTGGGACCTCGCGCACATCGGCCAGCAGGAGGACCTCTGGCTGCTCCGCGGCGGCGACGGCCGCCGGCAGGGCCTGCTGCCGGCGTCGGTGGAGGCGCTCTACGACGCGTTCACCCATCCCCGCGCCGTCCGCGAACGGCTGCCGCTGCTGCCGCCGGTCGAGGCCCGCGCGTTCTGCGGCGAGGTGCGCGGCCGGGTGCTCGACCGGCTGGAGCACCTGGGCGACACCGACGACCCGTTCGACTTCGCCATGGTGGTCAGCCACGAGCAGCAGCACGACGAGACGATGCTGCAGGCGCTGCAGCTGCGGTCGGGCCCGCCGCTGCTCGGCACCGGGACGCCGCTGCCCGCCGGCCGGCCCGGGGTCGCCGGCACGTCGGTGCTGGTGCCCGGCGGGGAGTTCGTGCTCGGCGTCGACGCCGCCGACGAGCCGTTCTCGCTGGACAACGAGCGCCCGGCGCACGTCGTCGACGTCCCGTCGTTCCGCATCGGCCGGGTGCCGGTCACCAACGCCGAGTACGCCCGGTTCGTCGCCGACGGCGGCTACGCGACGCAGGCCTGGTGGACCGAGCGGGGCTGGGCGCACCGGGTGTCGGCCGGGCTCGACCGGCCGCAGTTCTGGGACCCCGACGGCACGCGCACCCGCTTCGGCGTCGTCGAGGAGCTGCCGGCCGACGAGCCGGTGCAGCACGTGACGTTCTTCGAGGCCGAGGCGTACGCGGCCTGGGCCGGCGCGCGGCTGCCCACCGAGGTCGAGTGGGAGAAGGCCGCGGCGTGGGACCCGGTCGCCGGACGGCGCCGTCGCTTCCCGTGGGGATCGGCCGAGCCGACGGCCGCCCTGGCCAACCTCGGCGGGCACGCCCTGCGCCCGGCCGCGGTCGGCGCCTATCCGGCCGGTGCGTCCGCGTACGGCGTCGAGCAGCTGATCGGCGACGTGTGGGAGTGGACGTCGTCGCCGTTCCGGCCGTGGCCCGGCTTCCGGCCGATGCTCTACGCCACCTACTCCGCACCGTTCTTCAACGGCGACTACCGGGTCCTGCGCGGCGGCTCGTGGGCGGTCGGGGCCTCGATCGTGCGGCCCAGCTTCCGCAACTGGGACCACCCGATCCGCCGGCAGATCTTCAGCGGTCTCCGCCTGGCCTGGGACGCCTGA
- the egtA gene encoding ergothioneine biosynthesis glutamate--cysteine ligase EgtA yields MAPVPSTSVFPLRSALDEAVDAVTATALRPGPIGTVGLELEGHLVDLAGPGRRVTWPRIRAVLDGLGPLPGSSRVTLEPGGQVELSGPPLTGVAAAVAALRADRRVLADALADDGLGLALLGTDPLRPPTRVHPGARYAAMEEHFTAVGCRAAGLAMMTSTASLQVNLDAGPPEGWPARVALAHQLGPVLIAVSACSPLLSGRSTGWRSSRQRIWGDLDQARCGPLLGGADPAGEWAAYALSAPVMLVRDDDGGAVPVRSRAAFADWLTGEADLGRRPTRADLDYHLTTLFPPVRPRGFLEIRYLDAAPEPWWPALAAVTATLLDDPVAADRAAEASAPVAGAWTRAARDGLADPALRRAAAGCLAAAVDAVPAVLRPEVTALAELVADGRSPGGAVLTAADRGGPYAALLSATEQSEAVR; encoded by the coding sequence GTGGCCCCCGTTCCGAGCACCTCTGTCTTCCCGCTGCGCTCCGCGCTCGACGAGGCCGTCGACGCCGTCACCGCCACCGCCCTGCGCCCCGGCCCGATCGGCACGGTCGGCCTCGAGCTGGAAGGGCACCTCGTCGACCTCGCCGGTCCCGGTCGCCGGGTGACCTGGCCGCGGATCCGCGCCGTCCTCGACGGGCTGGGTCCGCTGCCCGGGAGCAGCCGGGTCACCCTCGAGCCCGGCGGTCAGGTCGAGCTCTCCGGGCCGCCGCTGACCGGGGTCGCGGCCGCGGTCGCGGCGCTGCGCGCCGACCGCCGGGTCCTCGCCGACGCGCTGGCGGACGACGGGCTCGGGCTGGCGCTGCTCGGCACCGATCCGCTGCGGCCACCGACCCGGGTGCACCCCGGCGCGCGGTACGCGGCGATGGAGGAGCACTTCACCGCCGTCGGCTGCCGCGCCGCCGGGCTGGCGATGATGACGTCGACCGCGTCGCTGCAGGTCAACCTGGACGCCGGCCCGCCGGAGGGCTGGCCGGCCCGCGTCGCCCTCGCCCACCAGCTCGGCCCGGTGCTCATCGCGGTCTCGGCCTGCTCGCCGCTGCTGTCCGGACGGTCGACCGGCTGGCGGTCGTCCCGGCAGCGGATCTGGGGCGACCTCGACCAGGCCCGCTGCGGGCCGCTGCTCGGCGGGGCCGACCCGGCCGGCGAGTGGGCGGCGTACGCGCTGTCCGCGCCGGTCATGCTCGTCCGGGACGACGACGGCGGCGCCGTCCCCGTGCGCTCCCGCGCCGCCTTCGCCGACTGGCTGACCGGCGAGGCCGACCTCGGCCGCCGGCCGACCCGCGCCGACCTCGACTACCACCTGACCACGCTCTTCCCGCCGGTGCGGCCGCGGGGCTTCCTCGAGATCCGCTATCTCGACGCCGCGCCCGAACCGTGGTGGCCCGCGCTGGCCGCGGTCACCGCCACCCTGCTCGACGACCCGGTCGCGGCTGATCGCGCCGCCGAGGCCAGCGCACCGGTGGCCGGGGCCTGGACCCGCGCCGCCCGCGACGGGCTGGCCGATCCCGCGCTGCGCCGCGCCGCCGCCGGGTGCCTGGCCGCCGCCGTCGACGCCGTCCCGGCCGTCCTGCGCCCGGAGGTGACGGCGCTGGCCGAGCTGGTCGCGGACGGCCGCAGCCCGGGCGGCGCCGTCCTCACCGCGGCCGACCGGGGCGGCCCCTACGCCGCCCTGCTGTCCGCGACCGAGCAATCGGAGGCCGTCCGATGA
- a CDS encoding DUF309 domain-containing protein: MDASADRDRDAAGRARNARPRDALGRPLPYGAAGEERAPEGVVRTPENALAEAQALLDAGRPFHAHEVLEDAWKSAPEEERQLWRGLAQVAVGLTHAARGNATGAAALIQRGTANLAPYAADPPHGVAVDDLVRWAADGSTGPLPRLTG, encoded by the coding sequence GTGGATGCATCGGCCGACCGTGACCGCGACGCTGCGGGCCGTGCGCGCAACGCCCGTCCGCGGGACGCGCTCGGCCGGCCGCTGCCCTACGGCGCGGCCGGCGAGGAGCGCGCGCCGGAGGGCGTCGTCCGGACCCCGGAGAACGCGCTGGCCGAGGCGCAGGCGCTGCTGGACGCCGGCCGGCCGTTCCACGCGCACGAGGTGCTCGAGGACGCGTGGAAGAGCGCGCCCGAGGAGGAGCGGCAGCTGTGGCGCGGCCTGGCGCAGGTCGCCGTCGGGCTCACCCACGCCGCGCGGGGCAACGCCACCGGCGCGGCCGCGCTGATCCAGCGGGGGACGGCGAACCTCGCCCCCTACGCGGCCGACCCGCCGCACGGCGTCGCCGTCGACGACCTCGTGCGCTGGGCGGCGGACGGCAGCACCGGACCGCTCCCGCGGTTGACCGGCTGA
- a CDS encoding alpha/beta fold hydrolase has translation MSRPGRTPVVLAGPALLAVVLAGCDLGLPTEEAAASSALATIWPAGRTGSMDVVAEVDGREIAGRCTGLNSGEPTVLLEVGMGAPRDELQVVEDHLAPRTVVCTYDRAGTGNSDPPESSPRPVAEVVSDALALLDQVAEQGAAAPFFLVGQSFGGELVMRESQTRPDLLAGFVAMNPSPPFQTWLARARTVETEEEVAAYELPSFTGGNAEGVDTTADESLLTDPLPAELPYAVVFDEACGELPPSLQAEPRCGQLIAQLELTMVDLAHVGAGGSFARVPGAGHAIYASRPESALAMIDHVWARATAG, from the coding sequence ATGTCCCGCCCAGGCCGCACACCCGTCGTCCTCGCCGGCCCGGCGCTGCTGGCGGTGGTGCTGGCCGGCTGCGACCTGGGTCTGCCCACAGAGGAGGCCGCCGCATCCAGCGCGCTGGCGACGATCTGGCCCGCCGGCCGGACCGGGAGCATGGACGTGGTCGCGGAGGTCGACGGCCGGGAGATCGCCGGGCGCTGCACCGGGCTGAACTCGGGCGAACCCACCGTCCTGCTCGAGGTGGGCATGGGCGCCCCGCGGGACGAGCTGCAGGTCGTGGAGGACCACCTCGCGCCGCGGACCGTCGTCTGCACCTACGACCGGGCCGGCACGGGGAACAGCGACCCGCCCGAGAGCTCCCCCCGACCGGTCGCCGAGGTCGTCTCCGACGCCCTCGCGCTGCTGGACCAGGTGGCCGAGCAGGGCGCCGCGGCGCCGTTCTTCCTCGTGGGGCAGTCGTTCGGCGGCGAGCTGGTCATGCGGGAGAGCCAGACCCGGCCCGACCTGCTCGCCGGATTCGTCGCGATGAACCCGAGCCCGCCGTTCCAGACCTGGCTGGCGCGGGCCCGCACCGTCGAGACCGAGGAGGAGGTGGCCGCCTACGAGCTGCCCTCCTTCACGGGCGGCAACGCGGAGGGCGTCGACACCACCGCCGACGAGAGCCTGCTCACCGATCCGCTCCCGGCCGAGCTGCCCTATGCGGTGGTGTTCGACGAGGCCTGCGGCGAGCTGCCGCCGTCGCTGCAGGCCGAACCGCGGTGCGGGCAGCTGATCGCGCAGCTCGAGCTCACCATGGTGGATCTCGCGCACGTCGGTGCGGGCGGCAGTTTCGCCCGGGTGCCCGGTGCCGGGCACGCGATCTACGCGTCGCGGCCGGAGTCGGCGCTGGCGATGATCGACCACGTCTGGGCGCGGGCCACCGCCGGCTGA
- a CDS encoding class I SAM-dependent methyltransferase gives MTSPATAPGAERTRELWSAGDYQRVGVRLVPASEQLVADLQVRPGERLLDIGGGTGNTALAAARRDADVVCTDIVPEMLDYARQRAELEGLSFATEIADAQALPYDDGSFDVVTSTIGVVFAADAEKAAAEIVRVLRPGGRFGLTAWVPEAPGGKLLQLVRQHDPRDHPGDPLRWGTRDGVEQLFARRGVTLRYAERATDFTAPSPEVQWERYVDWYAPVRVAWERLDEGGRQAFHDEFVAMWGSYSRGHPGILVPNTYLQVIGTKS, from the coding sequence ATGACGTCCCCGGCCACCGCCCCCGGCGCCGAGCGGACCCGCGAGCTGTGGTCGGCCGGCGACTACCAGCGCGTCGGCGTCCGGCTGGTGCCCGCCAGCGAGCAGCTCGTCGCCGACCTGCAGGTCCGCCCCGGGGAACGGTTGCTCGACATCGGCGGCGGCACCGGCAACACCGCGCTGGCCGCGGCCCGCCGCGACGCCGACGTCGTCTGCACCGACATCGTCCCCGAGATGCTCGACTACGCCCGACAGCGGGCCGAGCTGGAGGGCCTGTCGTTCGCGACCGAGATCGCCGACGCGCAGGCGCTGCCCTACGACGACGGCAGCTTCGACGTCGTCACCTCGACGATCGGCGTGGTCTTCGCCGCCGACGCCGAGAAGGCCGCCGCGGAGATCGTGCGGGTGCTGCGCCCGGGAGGCCGGTTCGGGCTCACCGCCTGGGTGCCCGAAGCACCCGGCGGCAAGCTCCTGCAGCTGGTCCGCCAGCACGATCCCCGCGACCACCCGGGCGACCCGCTGCGCTGGGGCACCCGCGACGGCGTCGAGCAGCTCTTCGCCCGCCGTGGCGTGACGCTGCGCTACGCCGAGCGGGCGACCGACTTCACCGCACCGTCACCGGAGGTGCAGTGGGAGCGCTACGTCGACTGGTACGCCCCGGTGCGGGTGGCGTGGGAGCGGCTCGACGAGGGCGGCCGGCAGGCCTTCCACGACGAGTTCGTCGCGATGTGGGGCAGCTACAGCCGCGGGCACCCCGGGATCCTCGTGCCGAACACCTACCTGCAGGTCATCGGCACGAAGAGTTAG